In Aquimarina spinulae, a single window of DNA contains:
- a CDS encoding S9 family peptidase, protein MKITKLFFTITIFIGLVASAQDKAFTLQEIWGGTFRTEGLQSLHSMKNGTEYSVIEKDAASEAINIEVYSYETGEKVRTLISTASIDDLSTFQGYSFSKDENRVLLSSELEQIYRRSSKGIYHIYDVPSKGIFKVSDKKIQSPMLSPDGNKIAYVLDNNIYMLNFVTGKEVQLTDDGKKNEIINGITDWVYEEEFSFVRAFDWSADSNKIAFLRFDEREVPEFSMDVYGKDLYQKQEVFKYPKAGEKNAKVSLFVADISAMALDQIKLGDYKDFYIPRIEWTANPDILSVQVMNRHQNNLDLIFVDAKTKAAKVVLNEKDDAYIDITDNLTFLDDNSFIWTSEKDGYNHIYHHAATGELVNQVTKGPWEVTSYYGYNKKNKTIYYQSVENGSINRDIYSVTLDGKDKKRLSQKDGTNDADFSADFSLYINYFSNATTPYEYSLNDGKTGKVVREIKNNKGLLEKLAKYDVRPKEFSTIEVNGEQLNTWMIKPKDFDPKKKYPLFMYQYSGPGSQSVKNSWHRANDYWYMMLAQQGYIVVCVDGKGTGLKGAKFKKATQNDLGNLEVQDQIAAAKYFGGLEYIDASRIGIWGWSYGGFMSSNCLFKAPDTFKMAIAVAPVTSWRFYDTIYTERYLMTPQENAKGYDDNSPINFVNGLKGKFLLVHGSADDNVHVQNTMQLVEALIQANKDFDWAIYPDKNHGIYGGNTRLHLFNKMTNFIKNNL, encoded by the coding sequence ATGAAAATTACAAAATTGTTTTTTACAATTACGATTTTTATAGGTCTTGTAGCATCAGCACAAGACAAAGCTTTTACTCTACAGGAAATCTGGGGAGGGACTTTCAGAACAGAAGGGTTGCAATCATTACATTCTATGAAAAATGGAACTGAATATTCGGTCATAGAAAAGGATGCAGCTTCTGAAGCAATTAATATTGAAGTGTATTCATACGAAACTGGTGAGAAAGTAAGAACCTTAATAAGTACTGCTTCTATAGATGATCTATCTACGTTTCAAGGATATTCTTTTAGTAAAGATGAAAATAGAGTTTTACTTTCGAGTGAGCTAGAACAGATATATCGTCGTTCTTCAAAAGGGATTTATCATATTTATGATGTTCCTTCTAAAGGTATTTTTAAAGTTAGCGATAAAAAAATACAATCCCCTATGTTATCACCAGATGGAAATAAGATAGCATACGTTCTGGATAATAATATTTATATGCTAAATTTTGTAACCGGTAAGGAGGTACAATTAACCGATGATGGTAAGAAAAATGAAATTATTAACGGGATTACAGATTGGGTGTATGAAGAAGAATTTTCTTTTGTTAGAGCCTTTGATTGGAGTGCCGATAGTAACAAGATTGCTTTTTTACGATTTGATGAAAGAGAAGTGCCTGAGTTTTCTATGGATGTTTATGGTAAAGATTTATATCAAAAACAAGAAGTTTTTAAATACCCTAAAGCAGGAGAGAAGAATGCAAAAGTCTCCTTGTTTGTAGCAGATATTAGTGCAATGGCATTAGATCAAATTAAACTAGGCGATTATAAAGATTTTTATATCCCTAGAATAGAATGGACAGCAAATCCAGATATTTTGAGTGTACAGGTAATGAACAGACATCAAAATAATCTGGATTTAATTTTTGTAGATGCTAAGACCAAAGCTGCAAAAGTTGTACTTAATGAAAAAGATGATGCTTATATAGATATTACAGATAATCTTACATTCTTAGACGATAATAGCTTTATATGGACTAGCGAAAAAGATGGGTATAATCATATATATCATCATGCAGCAACTGGTGAATTGGTAAATCAGGTTACAAAAGGACCTTGGGAAGTAACTAGTTATTATGGTTATAATAAAAAGAATAAAACTATATACTATCAAAGTGTAGAGAACGGAAGTATCAATAGAGATATTTATAGTGTTACTTTGGATGGAAAAGATAAAAAGCGATTAAGTCAAAAAGATGGAACTAATGACGCAGACTTTAGTGCAGATTTTAGTTTATATATTAATTACTTTTCTAATGCGACTACTCCTTATGAATATTCATTAAATGATGGCAAGACAGGAAAAGTTGTTCGTGAAATCAAGAACAATAAAGGGCTGTTAGAGAAACTGGCAAAATACGATGTAAGACCAAAGGAGTTTTCTACAATAGAAGTTAATGGAGAACAATTAAATACCTGGATGATCAAGCCCAAAGATTTTGACCCAAAAAAGAAGTATCCATTGTTTATGTATCAATATTCTGGACCAGGATCTCAATCGGTAAAAAATTCATGGCATAGAGCAAATGATTATTGGTATATGATGTTGGCGCAACAGGGATATATTGTTGTTTGTGTTGATGGTAAAGGAACTGGCTTAAAAGGTGCTAAGTTTAAAAAAGCTACTCAAAATGATCTAGGAAATCTAGAGGTTCAGGATCAGATTGCTGCTGCTAAGTATTTTGGAGGATTAGAATATATTGATGCATCCCGAATTGGGATTTGGGGATGGAGTTACGGAGGCTTTATGTCTAGTAATTGTTTATTTAAAGCTCCGGATACCTTTAAAATGGCAATTGCTGTAGCGCCAGTTACAAGTTGGAGATTTTATGATACCATTTATACGGAACGATATTTGATGACTCCTCAGGAGAATGCGAAAGGATATGACGATAATTCGCCTATTAATTTTGTGAATGGATTAAAAGGAAAATTCTTATTAGTACATGGTAGTGCAGATGATAATGTGCATGTTCAAAATACAATGCAATTGGTTGAAGCATTGATTCAGGCAAATAAAGATTTTGATTGGGCAATTTATCCCGATAAAAACCATGGAATTTACGGTGGTAATACTAGATTACATTTATTCAATAAGATGACTAACTTCATTAAAAACAACTTATAA